DNA sequence from the Acidobacteriota bacterium genome:
TGGACATTCAGTTGGGCGCCTTCAACACCGGGGTCCTCATCGCCAGTAGCTTGACCATGGCCCTGGCGGTGCGGGCGGCCCAGACCAGCAAGAAGAAACTGCTCATCATCTTTCTGGCGGCCACCTTCGTGCTGGGCGCGATCTTTCTGGGGGTGAAGGTTGTGGAGTACTCCTCCAAGTGGGATCACCACCTGGTTCCGGGCAGCCATTTCCAACGGCCCGAGGGAGCTCCCGTACAGCTTCAGGTCTTCTTCGCCTTTTATTTCATGATGACGGGCATGCACGCCCTGCACATGATTATCGGCGCCGGCTTGATGATCTGGGTCCTCTACGGAGCCGTCAAGAACCGATATCACTCCAATTACTACGCCCCCGTGGAGATGTTCGGCCTTTACTGGCATTTTGTAGACATCGTGTGGATTTTTCTCTTTCCGCTGCTTTACTTGATAGGACGCCACTGATATGTCGGATCACATCACGCCCATCAGAACCTATCTGGCCATCTTCTTCGCATTGGTCGTGCTGACCGTGATCACGGTGGCGGTGGCCTTTGTCGATTTCGGCTATCTCAACGACGTGATCGCACTGGGAATCGCCATTTTCAAGGCCACGCTGGTCATCCTCTGGTTCATGCACGTCAAGTACAATACGCGTCTGACCTGGGCTTTTGTCTCGGCAGGTTTCTTCTGGCTGGTGATTTTCTTCTTGCTGACGGGTGCCGACTACGTCTCCCGCAACTGGCAGTATCAGACCGATGGATGGGAACCGGTGGGCGATAAGGCCGCGGCAGCGGCGGCTCACGAGACCCCCGCCCAATCCGGTCAAGAGCAGGGGGCCGAAGAGGAGCACTGACCGCAGACGCCCGGTCAAAAAAAATCCCCCGGCTGGGCCGTTTTCGGCCGGGCCGGGGGATTTCGCTTCGATTCTGCTATATGGGGCTGCTTATATGGGGCGCGGGCTTAGCGGCGCCGCAC
Encoded proteins:
- a CDS encoding cytochrome c oxidase subunit 3 family protein encodes the protein MGQQKEAATLGMWAFLVTEIMFFGGLFVGYGVYRFMYPEAFHFGSHELDIQLGAFNTGVLIASSLTMALAVRAAQTSKKKLLIIFLAATFVLGAIFLGVKVVEYSSKWDHHLVPGSHFQRPEGAPVQLQVFFAFYFMMTGMHALHMIIGAGLMIWVLYGAVKNRYHSNYYAPVEMFGLYWHFVDIVWIFLFPLLYLIGRH
- a CDS encoding cytochrome C oxidase subunit IV family protein, with protein sequence MSDHITPIRTYLAIFFALVVLTVITVAVAFVDFGYLNDVIALGIAIFKATLVILWFMHVKYNTRLTWAFVSAGFFWLVIFFLLTGADYVSRNWQYQTDGWEPVGDKAAAAAAHETPAQSGQEQGAEEEH